The Podospora pseudocomata strain CBS 415.72m chromosome 1 map unlocalized CBS415.72m_1, whole genome shotgun sequence genome has a segment encoding these proteins:
- the CDC55 gene encoding protein phosphatase 2A regulatory subunit cdc55 (EggNog:ENOG503NWEP; BUSCO:EOG09261MG9; COG:T) yields MVDTEANVPTWKFTQCFGDKGDVEDITEADIISTVEFDHTGNYLATGDKGGRVVLFERNETKKTCEYKFHTEFQSHEPEFDYLKSLEIEEKINKIKWCRRQNASHYLLSTNDKTIKLWKVFEKSLKVVAENNLSHDATPANVHGGGGASRALPTAQFRSANDLKLPRLTHHDTVVAAVPRRTYANAHAYHINSISVNSDGETFISSDDLRINLWNLNIQDQSFNIVDIKPANMEELTEVITAAEFHPTSCNWFMYASSKGTIKLADMRERALCDQHAKMFEQEEDPSSRSFFSEIISSISDVRFSYDGKYILSRDYLTVKIWDVAMERQPIKTIPIHEHLRPRLCDTYENDSIFDKFEVVFSGDGKNVMTGSYNNNFMIYPSDPEKEVEVVLQADKSAFKAKKVGVPTPINSSTSPTANGKKGGSRAGSPAAPGQGQRMRKETDADQIDFNKKILHMSWHPFEDSIAIAATNNLFVFSAL; encoded by the exons ATGGTAGACACAGAAGCGAACGTACCGACATGGAAGTTCACCCA GTGCTTCGGTGATAAGGGAGACGTTGAGGATATCACGGAAG CCGACATCATCTCGACGGTCGAATTCGATCACACCGGCAACTATCTTGCAACTGGCGACAAGGGTGGCAGAGTTGTGCTCTTCGAGCGTAATGAGACG AAAAAAACGTGCGAATACAAGTTCCATACAGAGTTTCAGTCTCACGAGCCCGAGTTCGATTACCTCAAATCAttggagattgaggagaagatcaacaagatcaagtGGTGCCGACGACAGAACGCCTCACACTATTTACTCTCGACCAACGACAAGACGATCAAGCTATGGAAGGTTTTTGAAAAGTCACTGAAGGTTGTGGCCGAAAACAATCTCTCGCACGATGCCACCCCGGCGAACGTTCATGGGGGAGGCGGCGCTTCTCGCGCCCTTCCCACCGCCCAATTTCGGTCCGCGAATGATCTGAAGCTGCCGAGACTAACTCACCACGATACTGTCGTGGCGGCTGTGCCTCGGCGGACATATGCCAACGCCCATGCGTATCATATTAACAGCATCTCAGTCAATAGTGACGGCGAAACCTTTATTAGCAGCGACGATCTACGCATCAACCTCTGGAACCTGAATATTCAAGACCAGAGCTTCAACATTGTTGACATCAAGCCCGCAAACATGGAGGAGTTGACCGAAGTCATCACAGCGGCGGAGTTTCATCCGACCAGCTGCAACTGGTTCATGTATGCCAGTTCCAAGGGCACCATCAAGCTGGCAGACATGCGTGAGCGGGCTCTATGTGACCAGCACGCCAAGA TGTTTGAACAGGAGGAAGATCCGTCCTCCCGCTCATTCTTCTCTGAGATTATCTCGTCCATCTCGGATGTTCGCTTCTCATACGACGGCAAATACATCCTCTCCCGCGATTATTTGACTGTGAAGATTTGGGACGTCGCCATGGAGAGGCAGCCGATCAAAACCATTCCGATTCACGAGCATCTCAGACCGAGGCTCTGTGACACGTACGAGAATGATAGCATTTTCGACAAgtttgaggtggtgttttcGGGCGATGGAAAGAATGTCATGACAGGAagctacaacaacaacttcaTGATATATCCTTCAGAcccggagaaggaggttgaagtGGTTCTTCAGGCCGACAAATCTGCTTTCAAGGCCAAGAAAGTTGGCGTGCCCACTCCCATCAACTCATCAACAAGCCCGACAGCTAATGGAAAGAAGGGAGGATCGCGCGCCGGAAGCCCAGCAGCTCCGGGGCAGGGTCAACGCATGCGTAAGGAAACGGATGCTGACCAGATCGACTTCAACAAGAAGATTCTTCACATGAGCTGGCATCCCTTTGAAGACAGCATTGCAATTGCGGCTACCAACAAC TTATTTGTTTTTTCTGCTCTTTGA
- a CDS encoding uncharacterized protein (EggNog:ENOG503P794) produces the protein MGHQSTGPDEGAEKGKGKDRETRHDQDKSIHNGDPQNQDTGSALTRIAQSAASLPSYLMSGAPEIGPGGSEKGEGSRVGQALARAGDSSVRIQTDPSAGGTLRPGHTEAHMAEQDASFAAFLDSDDVPMLSEPAGLEEAWQSTTAATPAWVPSQSVQEQMAKDGADVVALLSGQSGPEPDLLPEEAVSQADLTSLRKALFGEDAGRSTAAVAWDNVLNFIPEYLRADPAAGGNTELYSHLGAENTDEAWQSWLDQWSRVLTDYQDEVWGDLNALVDDAREEIKRMEEVKPGERPPEPKALLRLRAILGHLRGT, from the coding sequence ATGGGACATCAGTCAACAGGACCTGATGAAGGCGCCGAGAAAGGGAAGGGCAAAGATCGAGAAACTAGACACGACCAGGACAAATCTATTCACAACGGCGACCCTCAGAACCAAGATACCGGGTCGGCCCTCACGCGGATTGCTCAGTCAGCCGCCTCCTTACCGTCGTATCTCATGTCAGGGGCCCCAGAAATAGGTCCTGGTGGAAGCGAAAAAGGGGAGGGTTCCCGAGTGGGACAAGCATTAGCAAGAGCTGGTGATAGTTCTGTCCGGATACAGACAGACCCTTCAGCTGGTGGGACGTTGAGGCCTGGGCATACCGAGGCGCACATGGCTGAGCAAGATGCGTCGTTTGCGGCGTTTCTGGATAGTGACGATGTTCCCATGCTGTCAGAGCCCGCTGGGCTGGAAGAAGCCTGGCAGTCGACTACCGCAGCAACGCCGGCTTGGGTGCCATCCCAATCTGTACAGGAACAGATGGCAAAAGATGGCGCCGACGTGGTGGCCTTGCTGTCTGGACAAAGCGGTCCAGAGCCCGACCTGCTCCCAGAGGAAGCAGTTTCGCAAGCAGACCTGACAAGTCTACGAAAGGCTCTCTTTGGCGAGGATGCAGGGCGATCAACAGCTGCTGTTGCGTGGGATAATGtcctcaacttcatcccTGAATACCTTCGAGCGGACCCCGCTGCGGGCGGCAACACTGAGCTTTACTCGCACCTCGGAGCAGAAAACACCGATGAGGCCTGGCAATCATGGCTTGACCAGTGGTCTCGAGTGCTGACGGACTATCAAGACGAAGTTTGGGGTGATCTCAACGCGCTGGTCGATGACGCTCGTGAGGAGAtaaagaggatggaggaagTCAAACCAGGGGAGAGGCCCCCTGAGCCCAAAGCACTCCTCCGTCTGCGTGCCATTCTTGGGCACTTGCGGGGGACGTAG
- a CDS encoding uncharacterized protein (EggNog:ENOG503P4VD), producing the protein MRTRRSACLPAPLSTLLLALTAACSVYANLQPFQPAETAAIVAKRQQGCLSNFYSCANQGPAFNGVCCQNGQTCGLDANNEPACCPAGAICTGTAPASFVTPVPAATTAVSYVANNFFSFPYVATYFANREHCSAAARQCDANHEACQSQLQGLAGGAGYAVTIAVPGGGGTTVTAAAGVTYEPARATSICSSLSSVACNGLQASMCTMEGTTANGFYFGSGNAAPRPTAAAIGVVGAVAAGVAGLNLMNGF; encoded by the exons ATGAGGACCAGACGATCCGCTTGCCTACCAGCGCCTTTGAGCACGCTACTGCTGGCCCTCACTGCAGCATGCTCTGTTTACGCCAACCTCCAGCCGTTCCAGCCTGCTGAGACAGCCGCCATTGTCGCAAAGCGGCAGCAAGGATGCCTCTCCAACTTTTACAGCTGCGCGAACCAAGGTCCCGCATTCAACGGCGTCTGTTGTCAAAACGGACAGACATGCGGCCTAGACGCTAACAATGAGCCGGCGTGCTGTCCAGCTGG CGCTATATGTACCGGCACCGCACCCGCAAGCTTCGTCACCCCCGTCCCGGCAGCCACGACCGCCGTGTCCTACGTCGCGAACAACTTCTTCTCGTTCCCCTATGTCGCCACCTACTTTGCCAACAGGGAGCACTGCTCGGCCGCTGCCAGGCAGTGCGATGCCAACCACGAGGCATGCCAGTCGCAACTTCAGGGCCTTGCCGGCGGGGCAGGATATGCCGTCACCATCGCCGTTCCGGGCGGGGGAGGCACGACTGTGACGGCTGCGGCTGGGGTCACTTATGAGCCTGCTCGGGCGACAAGCATAT GCAGCAGCTTGTCCAGCGTGGCGTGCAACGGGCTTCAGGCTAGCATGTGCACGATGGAGGGGACAACCGCAAACGGCTTCTACTTTGGGTCTGGGAATGCAGCCCCAAGACCCACGGCTGCTGCGATTGGTGTTGTCGGTGCTGTGGCGGCCGGCGTGGCAGGGCTCAATCTCATGAACGGTTTCTAA
- a CDS encoding uncharacterized protein (EggNog:ENOG503NVP4; COG:S) — MPITPLPDDACRRIGSTLNITSTFMVLKELLDNALDSGAQTIHISVSPNTVDKIEVRDNGSGISSSDFNALGRPSHTSKLSSFEDIDKIGGKSLGFRGTALASINTVATVHVITRVGLETPQMIRLADNGGVETQSVHAAEQGTTVTVTNIFSNYPVRERIARKPVEISKNIEKMRHLVQACAFARHPLRIHFAVLQNPNQSLRISPHPGKDIMETAIQIFGVQKASQCFVRTWPDRPDPNTGFPGEERSRRHVFEAILMKPDVEHSKIPKGLFFSVDSRPISATRGTGRKLTMALRECLRQSVCPLTSAGVPKDIFICLNICCSLGWYDVNIEPAKEDVLFLQEDQLISDFKTFLRVVYPSSVNEGQGRENRGEVLEACSHLEDGIGRQGNHRPDEPNSTSIADQHKKHAAAALPLLHSSRIRGDGDGEMSPQDNHNHRDLFTGQASSWTVDMSAPVDGSDGDFDMESQNELGQPVRPTLEEESNTDTQSQEESRQRSESHGADGHNALAELNPWSIAAMGSLKRRPLPSGRPDNRQFHEKQPKLSRVPPRAEATGIRGPAQSHQRGLPIVRLNPSFKLPVTPLTPPPSSEPDQLIPPSLRPSHGNTSHPTYKDRLLPRRIYPHVSRAARLLIGGSSDNAAQRLEVPLGETPMSSNAVQRTSLQPLHIPKRQQNQQRNRVTRGVSAKNVLSSTGDPNQHSSSDSDNATTESHSSENTDSEDETAVSGLTNPGARQHRNGGDIRKHFEKRYPDMRRADGHSKQATLPFEKHRNNVEGDSDGLSVAVAPLPQSPILPTGPAFFNSARPPAAYSFYRRVQDTETVDTPPDAADINTAALLNMRDVDAPDIPVTPKPPFHPESPSEPRGVRARGYHDRPRHAADGLSVSVVAMTGRSPSPDILSSDFVRHTGPRSRLSELRSFLRLPAVLILLLSPLTRPAAAASVPFENCLSDTYRNSQPPKLQWEPIHIDATFEATDRHSLRVTLWGNVTGSYTPVSLPPATSPDWTDPNKTDGKLLGVPDVNKFTTLRARIKVLTYEPWSNLTDFCNDELKNGACPLGPVFGDWNGSDFGLVKDKLPFVSISNDFYSSYAFGSFSTSFEVIYGDQAEIITCVAANVTPDLGSLAWMLKFLPLAVLVFVGVATVFAAVFSPWGTSDVFHWSSNYGRDPDLLRLVTPGFGDCLQYIQFVVLTGGLTLNYPGFYQPIVSQAAWSALMFNQSFVTQDPGWVSLRDGIYVADGAYGLQRLAQLAGMANPEDIWTGTIIWVLVIIAAITVLVQAGFVVQWLYRYFQKVSEEDLRAKNIPFTLGNVVRIVLNYFLMPIVALSTFQLVIAGQSPVYTVVVAVLALILIIGFAGWLLFLVAKTKPRAFLFDDLPTLLLYGPLYNTYSDEAAAFTMIPVLLNFVRGIAVGAVQPSGVAQVVILAICEVIHVLTLHAFRPFHSATSMNAYHTLFSALRLVTVLLMVVFVPSLGVPESEKGWIGYAILITHAGVLVLGFLLNAVQTIVEVVARMLGAGGDDIRGQSRGGLSKIFGMRQLSRRMSRRETGPSRQSQLSSSAMLDVDETSKAGYIMPGGRIRSESAGSMGVMMHHRHRSSSGFNTPSFDGPARPLESIAGSYTPTTPGEASNFSFLPSPGHPGRPQGSMTMQAPDPYYRPPRQRRPTIETTYSPTTKVGGSWTSSDWAQKRLSEPGTVQLNDPLEIGTQISRDATPAPYVVPFGPTRTDYSMREADFYYGVRGQRLNSDAPSRKLRTGPADPTRPMASAAGWFRNMFTPKGKDKGKGFEVVRSSRMPPAMQALNGGFEDDRAPQGIPVAMGVLRSGPIDSDSDDGTRSKNDALRSTDVEVPEQEPLNGRGSQQDDNLDGLGSAPAVDAPPSLTDEDAGIVSRSPTTSVRPGPNSSLQIEVPNVPRRSSKRNSNPQVQVPQLSLPSEAGRSSNLAPFGATSSRLPFERTPSQKRLSGSSAGVTDDFSQVELNDRSGSSDERPAGYGFVAKGSINRVDRETDLLGTSAEVIDERR; from the exons ATGCCCATCACACCACTCCCGGATGATGCTTGCCGGCGGATCGGCTCGACTTTGAACATTACCTCAACTTTCATGGTCTTGAAAGAACTGCTGGACAACGCTCTGGACTCGGGGGCACAGACCATACATATCAGTGTTTCCCCAAACACTGTAGACAAGATTGAAGTGAGGGATAATGGAAGCGGTATATCATCCTCTGACTTCAACGCCCTTGGCCGCCCTTCGCATACGAGCAAGCTCAGTTCCTTTGAGGACATTGACAAGATTGGTGGGAAATCTCTTGGATTTCGTGGGACAGCCTTGGCCAGTATCAACACGGTAGCAACCGTTCATGTGATCACGAGAGTCGGATTGGAGACCCCTCAAATGATTCGGCTTGCTGACAACGGCGGCGTCGAAACTCAAAGCGTACACGCTGCTGAGCAGGGCACTACAGTCACAGTCACCAACATTTTCTCCAATTATCCCGTCCGAGAGCGAATCGCGAGAAAGCCGGTGGAGATATCGAAGAACATCGAGAAGATGAGGCACTTGGTTCAGGCTTGTGCGTTTGCGAGACACCCGCTTAGGATACACTTTGCAGTCTTACAAAACCCCAATCAGTCTCTGAGGATATCTCCACATCCAGGCAAGGACATTATGGAAACAGCTATCCAGATCTTCGGTGTTCAGAAGGCATCTCAGTGTTTTGTCCGAACGTGGCCGGACAGACCAGATCCCAACACAGGCTTTCCGGGCGAAGAAAGGAGCAGGCGACACGTGTTTGAAGCGATTCTTATGAAACCAGATGTCGAGCACAGCAAAATTCCGAAGggccttttcttctctgtcGACTCCCGCCCCATTTCAGCCACTCGAGGAACCGGGAGAAAACTGACCATGGCGTTGAGAGAATGTTTGAGACAGTCGGTCTGTCCACTAACTTCGGCAGGTGTCCCCAAGGATATTTTCATCTGTCTGAACATCTGCTGTTCTCTAGGATGGTACGATGTCAACATAGAGCCAGCCAAGGAggatgttttgtttcttcagGAAGACCAATTGATCAGTGACTTCAAAACATTCCTGCGGGTGGTCTACCCCAGTAGTGTCAATGAGGGACAGGGTCGTGAAAATAGGGGGGAAGTGTTGGAAGCTTGTTCACACTTGGAAGATGGGATTGGTAGGCAGGGGAATCACCGCCCGGATGAACCCAATAGCACATCAATTGCCGACCAACATAAGAAACATGCAGCAGCCGCGTTACCCCTTTTACACTCGTCACGAATCagaggggatggtgatggagagaTGAGCCCACAAGATAATCACAATCACCGGGATCTTTTCACC GGCCAAGCGAGTTCGTGGACGGTTGATATGTCGGCTCCGGTAGACGGATCGGATGGTGACTTTGACATGGAGAGTCAGAACGAATTGGGCCAACCTGTGCGTCCAACTCTGGAAGAGGAGAGCAACACCGACACccaaagccaagaagaaAGTCGGCAGCGTTCAGAGTCTCATGGGGCCGACGGACATAACGCTTTGGCAGAGCTCAACCCGTGGTCTATTGCAGCTATGGGAAGTCTCAAAAGGCGCCCTCTTCCCTCGGGCCGCCCGGACAACCGGCAGTTTCACGAGAAACAGCCGAAGTTATCCAGAGTGCCTCCACGTGCAGAAGCTACGGGTATTAGGGGCCCAGCCCAATCTCATCAGCGAGGACTGCCTATTGTGAGACTGAACCCTAGCTTCAAGCTCCCAGTCACGCCATTGACGCCGCCACCATCTTCCGAGCCAGACCAGTTGATCCCACCATCACTTCGGCCGAGCCATGGTAATACGAGCCACCCGACGTATAAAGATCGCCTACTGCCGCGCCGCATCTACCCTCACGTGTCAAGGGCAGCCAGACTACTCATCGGTGGGTCTTCAGACAACGCAGCCCAAAGACTGGAAGTGCCTCTTGGCGAGACTCCAATGTCATCAAATGCGGTCCAAAGAACCTCGTTGCAGCCTCTCCACATACCAAAACGACAACAGAATCAGCAGCGTAACCGAGTAACTCGGGGAGTTTCGGCTAAAAATGTCCTGTCATCAACTGGAGATCCCAATCAACATAGCTCTAGTGACTCTGATAATGCGACAACGGAAAGCCATAGCTCCGAAAACACTGATTCAGAAGACGAGACTGCGGTCAGCGGTCTGACAAATCCTGGAGCACGGCAGCATAGAAATGGCGGTGATATCAGGAAGCATTTCGAAAAGCGGTATCCTGATATGAGGAGAGCAGATGGTCACTCGAAACAAGCCACGCTCCCTTTTGAGAAGCATAGAAACAACGTCGAAGGCGACAGTGATGGCTTG TCCGTTGCCGTTGCGCCGTTACCACAATCGCCGATTCTGCCGACAGGCCCAGCTTTCTTCAACAGTGCAAGACCGCCGGCAGCCTATTCGTTCTACCGGCGTGTTCAAGACACCGAGACAGTCGACACTCCCCCTGACGCTGCCGACATCAACACAGCAGCTCTGCTAAACATGCGAGACGTCGATGCTCCCGACATCCCAGTTACACCCAAGCCCCCTTTCCATCCAGAGTCGCCATCTGAGCCCCGTGGCGTCCGAGCCCGTGGCTACCATGATCGGCCCCGGCATGCGGCCGATGGGTTGTCCGTATCGGTCGTCGCCATGACGGGTCGGAGCCCTTCGCCTGACATCTTGTCGTCCGATTTTGTCCGCCACACAGGCCCTCGTTCCCGGCTATCCGAACTGCGGTCCTTCCTCCGCCTTCCCGCTGTGTTGATATTGCTGTTGAGCCCCCTCACCCGTCCGGCTGCCGCTGCCTCCGTGCCGTTCGAGAACTGTCTATCAGACACCTACAGAAACAGTCAACCGCCAAAGCTGCAGTGGGAACCCATACACATCGATGCTACTTTCGAAGCAACCGATAGGCACTCTCTTCGGGTTACGCTGTGGGGGAATGTGACGGGCTCGTACACACCGGTGTCATTGCCGCCGGCGACCAGTCCGGACTGGACTGACCCGAATAAAACCGACGGCAAGCTTCTGGGGGTACCCGACGTAAATAAGTTCACCACGTTGAGAGCCAGGATCAAAGTCTTGACGTATGAGCCTTGGTCCAATCTTACCGACTTTTGCAATGATGAGTTGAAGAACGGAGCATGCCCGCTTGGGCCTGTTTTTGGCGACTGGAATGGATCTGACTTTGG CCTAGTCAAAGACAAACTGCCGTTTGTGTCAATCAGCAACGATTTCTACTCGTCGTATGCTTTTGGATCGTTCTCGACGTCCTTTGAGGTTATTTATGGTGATCAGGCTGAAATCATCACTTGCGTGGCAGCCAACGTGACGCCAGATCTGGGAAGTTTGGCTTGGATGTTGAAATTCCTACCCCTGGCTGTTCTGGTCTTTGTGGGTGTGGCAACAGTATTTGCAGCAGTTTTCAGCCCCTGGGGAACTAGCGATGTCTTCCACTGGAGCTCCAACTACGGTCGTGACCCCGATCTCCTTCGACTTGTCACCCCTGGTTTTGGAGATTGCCTTCAGTACATTCAGTTCGTCGTCCTCACTGGCGGCCTGACGCTAAATTACCCAGGATTCTACCAGCCTATCGTCAGTCAGGCAGCGTGGTCAGCACTCATGTTCAACCAGAGCTTTGTCACGCAGGACCCTGGATGGGTCAGTCTTCGGGACGGTATTTATGTTGCAGACGGTGCATATGGCTTGCAGCGCCTCGCCCAACTGGCCGGCATGGCTAACCCTGAGGATATATGGACTGGCACTATTATCTGGGTGTTGGTCATCATTGCCGCTATAACTGTCCTTGTACAGGCCGGGTTTGTTGTTCAGTGGCTCTATCGCTACTTCCAAAAGGTCTCGGAAGAAGACTTGCGCGCCAAAAACATACCATTTACTCTCGGCAATGTTGTCAGGATTGTCTTGAACTATTTCCTGATGCCGATTGTCGCCCTATCGACGTTTCAGCTCGTCATTGCTGGCCAGTCACCGGTCTACACGGTGGTGGTCGCTGTCCTGGCTCTGATTTTGATTATCGGATTTGCAGGTTGGctgctttttcttgttgCCAAGACCAAGCCTCGAGCTTTCCTGTTTGATGACCTCCCGACGCTTCTCCTTTATGGCCCGCTGTACAACACTTACTCGGACGAAGCCGCAGCTTTCACTATGATCCCTGTGCTGTTGAATTTCGTCCGCGGCATAGCAGTGGGAGCCGTGCAGCCTTCTGGCGTCGCTCAGGTCGTCATTCTTGCTATCTGCGAGGTGATACATGTCCTTACGCTGCACGCTTTTCGGCCGTTTCACTCAGCGACATCCATGAATGCTTACCACACGCTTTTCTCTGCGCTGCGTCTTGTCACAGTGCtcctgatggtggtgttcgTGCCATCACTCGGTGTTCCTGAGAGTGAAAAGGGCTGGATCGGCTATGCGATTCTCATCACTCACGCTGGCGTTCTTGTGCTTGGATTTCTCTTGAACGCAGTCCAGACTattgtcgaggttgttgcCCGTATGCTAGGggctggcggtgatgataTTCGGGGTCAGTCCCGAGGTGGATTGTCCAAAATCTTTGGCATGAGACAGCTTTCCCGCCGTATGTCTCGGCGTGAAACCGGCCCATCTCGCCAAAGCCAGCTCTCAAGTTCTGCCATGCTGGATGTCGACGAAACATCGAAAGCAGGCTACATCATGCCTGGTGGACGCATTAGGAGTGAGTCGGCCGGGAGCATGGGTGTCATGATGCATCATCGGCATAGAAGCTCGTCCGGGTTCAACACCCCTAGCTTTGACGGTCCCGCGCGTCCACTGGAGAGCATTGCCGGCTCTTACACACCCACGACACCGGGAGAAGCCAGCAACTTTTCTTTCCTGCCATCTCCTGGACACCCCGGTAGGCCCCAGGGTTCCATGACCATGCAGGCTCCAGATCCGTACTATCGACCACCGAGGCAACGGCGCCCTACTATTGAAACGACCTATTCGCCTACCACCAAGGTGGGGGGGTCATGGACGAGCAGTGATTGGGCTCAGAAACGCCTTAGCGAACCTGGGACGGTGCAACTGAACGACCCCCTAGAAATTGGCACTCAGATATCAAGGGATGCCACACCCGCGCCGTATGTGGTTCCTTTTGGTCCCACCAGGACTGACTATTCCATGCGAGAAGCGGACTTTTATTACGGAGTCAGAGGCCAGAGGTTGAACTCGGATGCGCCGAGTCGCAAGCTGAGGACTGGGCCCGCTGATCCGACGAGACCAATGGCTTCCGCGGCGGGTTGGTTCAGGAATATGTTTACGCCTAAAGGCAAGGATAAGGGAAAGGGCTTTGAAGTGGTCAGAAGTTCACGGATGCCACCTGCGATGCAGGCGTTGAATGGCGGCTTTGAAGACGACCGAGCGCCCCAAGGAATTCCTGTAGCTATGGGCGTTCTTCGCAGCGGCCCGATTGACTCTGACTCTGACGATGGGACACGGTCAAAGAACGATGCTCTACGCTCGACAGACGTAGAGGTGCCAGAGCAAGAACCCTTAAatggccgaggaagccaGCAGGATGACAACCTTGACGGCCTGGGAAGTGCACCAGCTGTTGACGCACCACCCTCACTAACCGATGAGGATGCAGGGATAGTCTCTCGCTCCCCCACCACATCCGTGAGGCCGGGCCCCAATAGTTCATTGCAAATCGAGGTCCCAAATGTCCCCAGACGAAGCTCAAAAAGGAATTCGAACCCCCAGGTCCAGGTGCCACAGTTATCTTTACCCAGTGAAGCAGGTCGGTCAAGCAATCTCGCCCCTTTCGGTGCGACCTCTTCGCGGCTTCCCTTCGAACGGACACCCTCGCAGAAGAGATTGTCTGGGTCCTCCGCGGGGGTCACCGACGACTTCAGTCAAGTTGAACTAAACGACCGGTCAGGCAGCAGCGACGAAAGACCTGCCGGGTACGGGTTTGTTGCTAAAGGCAGCATAAACAGGGTCGATCGTGAGACTGATCTTTTGGGCACCTCGGCTGAGGTCATCGATGAAAGACGGTAG